From Ornithorhynchus anatinus isolate Pmale09 chromosome X3, mOrnAna1.pri.v4, whole genome shotgun sequence, the proteins below share one genomic window:
- the APC gene encoding adenomatous polyposis coli protein isoform X2 → MAAASYDQLLKQVEALKMENSNLRQELEDNSNHLTKLETEASNMKEVLKQLQGSIEDEAMASSGQIDLLERLKELNLDSGNFPGVKLRPKMSMRSYGSREGSVSSRSGECSPVPMGSFPRRGFVNGSRESTGYLEELEKERSLLLAELEKEEKEKDWYYAQLQNLTKRIDSLPLTENFSLQTDMTRRQLEYEARQIRAAMEEQLGTCQDMEKRAQLRVARIQQIEKDILRIRQLLQSQAAEAERTPQSKHDAGSHEAERQNEGQGTAEISMATAGSGQGSTARMDHETASVMSSSSTYSVPRRLTSHLGTKVEMVYSLLSMLGTHDKDDMSRTLLAMSSSQDSCISMRQSGCLPLLIQLLHGNDKDSVLLGNSRGSKEARARASAALHNIIHSQPDDKRGRREIRVLHLLEQIRAYCETCWEWQEAHEQGMDQDKNPMPAPVEHQICPAVCVLMKLSFDEEHRHAMNELGGLQAIAELLQVDCEMYGLTHDHYSVTLRRYAGMALTNLTFGDVANKATLCSMKGCMRALVAQLKSESEDLQQVIASVLRNLSWRADVNSKKTLREVGSVKALMECALEVKKESTLKSVLSALWNLSAHCTENKAEICAVDGALAFLVGTLTYRSQTNTLAIIESGGGILRNVSSLIATNEDHRQILRESSCLQTLLQHLKSHSLTIVSNACGTLWNLSARNAKDQEALWDMGAVSMLKNLIHSKHKMIAMGSAAALRNLMANRPAKYKDANIMSPGSSLPSLHVRKQKALEAELDAQHLSETFDNIDNLSPKASHRNKQRHKQNLYSDYVFDPNRHDESRSESFTTGNVTVLSPYLNATVLPVPGSSSSARGGLESSRSEKDRSLDRERGIGLGAYHPAPENPGNSSKRIGMQLSTTAAQIAKVMEEVSSIHVAQDDRSSGPTTEMHCMADERTALRRASTAHPHSSTYSFPKSENANRTCPVPYPKMEYERASNDSLNSVSSSDGYGKRGQMKPSVESYSEDDESKFCSYGQYPADLAHKIHSANHMDDNDGDLDTPINYSLKYSDEQLNSGRQSPSQNERWARPKHMIEDELKQNEQRQSRGPSTTYPGYGESSDDKHIKFQSHFGQQECVSPYRSRGANNAEPNRVGSGHGMNQKVNPSLCQEDDYDDDDKPTNYSERYSEEEQHEEDRPTNYSIKYSEETHHTDQPIDYSLKYASDVPPSSQKPSFSFSKSSSVQSAKAEHISTSNGNVSTSSAGAKRQGQLHPSSVPGRGGQTQKAASCKAPSINQETIQTYCVEDTPICFSRCSSLSSLSSAEDEIGRDQVTRSTDPASTLQITELKESAGAGSTEDAASEVPSASQHMRTKSSRLQTSNISPSDSSRHKAVEFSSGAKSPSKSGAQTPKSPPEHYVQETPLMFSRCTSVSSLDSFESRSIASSVQSEPCSGMVSGIISPSDLPDSPGQTMPPSRSKTPPPPQVVQAKRDAAKSKGLHPDKREPGPRLAAVSAAVQRVQVLPDADTLMHFATESTPDGFSCSSSLSALSLDEPYIQKDVELRIMPPVQENDHGNETDPEQPGEPTEKQEKAAEKPTESEKDILDDSDDDDIDILEECIISAMPTKSSRKAKKPSQAASKIPPPVARKPSQLPVYKLLPSQSRLQPQKHVSFTPGDDMPRVYCVEGTPINFSTATSLSDLTIESPPNELAAIENIGTGAQPAEFEKRDTIPTEGRSIEDIQRGKNSASTTPVLDDGKAEEGDILAECINSAMPKGKSHKPFRVKKIMDQVQQASAASSGSSISQPDGERKKPTSPVKPMPQSIEYRARVKKNADSKNNFNMERSYTDHKEAKKQNLKNHSRDFNDKLPNNEDRVRGSYAFDSPHHYTPIEGTPYCFSRNDSLSSLDFDDDDVDLSREKAELRKGKETKEADANASSHPEPSTNRTQICPKPPPSRGQPKTSLQKPAAFPQPSKDIPDRGAASDEKMQNFAIENTPVCFSRNSSLSSLSDIDQENNNNKESEPIKPPEPPETQIESSRPQASGYAPKSFHVEDTPVCFSRNSSLSSLSIDSEDDLLQECISSAMPKKKKPSRLKGDNEKNSSRNLGGILAEDLTLDLRDIQRPDSEHGFSPDSENFDWKAIQEGANSIVSSLHQAAAAACLSRQASSDSDSILSLKSGISLGSPFHLTPDQEEKPFTSNKGPRILKPGEKSTLESKKVESENKGIKGGKKVYKSLITGKVRSNSELSSQLKQPLPTNMPSISRGRTMIHIPGVRNSSSSTSPVAKKAPPLKAPASKSPNEGQPATTSPRGAKPTIKSEASPVNRQPSQAGGSSKGPSRSGSRDSTPSRPPQQPLSRPMQSPGRSSISPGRNGISPPNKLSQLPRTSSPSTASTKSSGSGRMAYTSPGRQMSQQNLAKPTGLSKNPSSIPRSESASKGLNQAAGGSGPNKKVELSRMSSTKSSGSESDRSERPVLVRQSTFIKEAPSPTLRRKLEESASFESLSPSSRPDSPTRSQAQTPVLSPSLPDTPLSTHPSVQAGGWRRLPPSLNPGVDYSEGRPAKRHDIARSHSESPSRLPINRSGTWKREHSKHSSSLPRVSTWRRTGSSSSILSASSESSEKAKSEDEKQVSAPAGPKPAKENQAPAKGTWRKIKESEMAPAGNTPQAVSSGAPNGADSKTLVYQMAPAVSKTEDVWVRIEDCPINNPRSGRSPTGNTPPVIDSVSEKGSSTGKEAKESQGKQNAGNGNAPVRSAGLENRLNSFIQLDSPDKKGTEGKPAQSNPTPAPEPGESSVPERTPFSSSSSSKHSSPSGAVAARVTPFNYNPSPRKSSADSSSARPSQIPTPVNNSTKKRDSKTENPEPGGTQSPKRHSGSYLVTSV, encoded by the exons AGGACACCCCAGAGCAAGCATGATGCAGGTTCTCATGAAGCCGAGAGGCAAAACGAAGGTCAAGGAACAGCCGAGATCAGCATGGCAACTGCTGGTAGTGGTCAG GGTTCCACTGCACGGATGGACCACGAGACAGCCAGTGTCATGAGCTCTAGTAGTACCTATTCTGTCCCTCGAAGACTGACAAGTCACCTGGGTACCAAG GTGGAAATGGTGTATTCATTGTTGTCAATGCTTGGTACTCATGATAAGGATGACATGTCACGAACCTTGCTAGCTATGTCTAGCTCCCAGGACAGCTGCATATCCATGCGACAGTCGGGATGTCTCCCTCTTCTCATCCAGCTTTTACATGGCAATGACAAAGACTCTGTGTTGTTGGGCAATTCTCGAGGCAGTAAGGAGGCCCGGGCCAGGGCCAGCGCAGCACTCCACAACATCATTCACTCCCAGCCTGATGACAAGCGAGGCCGGCGCGAAATCCGCGTCCTTCATCTTTTGGAACAGATCCGTGCTTACTGTGAAACGTGTTGGGAATGGCAGGAGGCCCACGAACAAGGCATGGACCAGGACAAAAACCCAA TGCCGGCACCCGTTGAGCATCAGATCTGCCCAGCTGTGTGTGTTCTAATGAAGCTTTCATTTGATGAAGAGCACAGGCATGCAATGAATGAACTTg ggGGACTACAAGCCATTGCAGAATTATTGCAAGTGGACTGTGAAATGTATGGGCTTACTCATGACCATTACAGTGTTACTTTAAGACGATATGCTGGCATGGCTTTGACAAACTTAACTTTTGGGGATGTAGCTAACAAG gCTACTCTGTGTTCTATGAAAGGCTGTATGAGAGCTCTTGTAGCCCAGTTGAAATCTGAAAGTGAAGATTTACAGCAG GTCATTGCAAGTGTTTTGAGGAATTTATCATGGCGGGCTGATGTAAACAGTAAAAAGACTTTGCGTGAAGTTGGAAGTGTGAAAGCACTGATGGAATGTGCTCTGGAAGTTAAAAAG GAATCCACTCTAAAAAGTGTATTGAGTGCCTTGTGGAATTTGTCAGCTCATTGCACTGAGAATAAAGCCGAGATCTGTGCTGTGGATGGTGCTCTTGCCTTTCTAGTTGGCACCCTAACGTACCGTAGCCAAACGAATACTTTAGCCATCATTGAAAGTGGAGGCGGGATATTGCggaatgtgtccagcctaatAGCCACCAACGAGGACCACAG GCAAATCCTGAGAGAAAGCAGCTGCTTGCAGACATTATTACAGCACTTGAAATCTCATAGCTTGACAATAGTTAGTAATGCGTGTGGAACCTTGTGGAATCTTTCAGCAAGAAATGCTAAAGATCAGGAAGCACTGTGGGACATGGGAGCCGTTAGCATGCTCAAGAATCTCATTCACTCAAAGCACAAAATGATCGCTATGGGTAGTGCTGCAGCTTTAAGAAACTTGATGGCAAACAGACCTGCAAAATACAAGGATGCCAATATCATGTCTCCCGGTTCCAGCTTGCCATCTCTTCACGTTAGAAAGCAAAAGGCATTGGAAGCTGAATTAGATGCTCAGCATTTATCGGAGACTTTTGACAACATTGATAATCTAAGCCCCAAAGCATCTCATCGTAACAAGCAGAGACACAAGCAAAATCTATATAGCGACTACGTTTTTGACCCTAATCGGCATGACGAGAGCAGGTCTGAGAGTTTTACTACCGGAAATGTGACTGTCCTTTCGCCATATTTAAATGCCACGGTCTTGCCTGTgcctggctcctcttcctctgcgCGAGGAGGCTTGGAAAGTTCTCGTTCTGAAAAAGACAGGAGTTTGGACAGAGAGCGAGGGATCGGACTAGGCGCGTACCATCCAGCCCCAGAAAATCCCGGAAACTCTTCCAAGCGAATAGGAATGCAGCTGTCCACCACCGCCGCCCAGATTGCCAAAGTCATGGAAGAAGTGTCTAGCATTCATGTCGCACAAGATGACAGGAGTTCTGGACCCACGACAGAAATGCATTGCATGGCGGACGAAAGGACCGCCCTGAGAAGAGCGTCAACAGCCCACCCACATTCGAGTACGTATAGCTTTCCTAAATCCGAAAATGCCAACAGGACGTGTCCTGTGCCGTACCCCAAAATGGAGTATGAGCGAGCTTCAAACGATAGCCTAAATAGCGTCAGCAGTAGTGATGGCTATGGGAAAAGAGGCCAAATGAAACCTTCCGTTGAGTCATATTCTGAAGATGACGAGAGTAAATTTTGCAGCTATGGGCAGTACCCAGCCGACTTAGCTCATAAGATTCACAGTGCCAATCACATGGACGATAACGACGGTGATCTCGACACACCGATCAATTACAGCCTGAAGTATTCAGATGAGCAGTTGAACTCGGGAAGGCAGAGTCCCTCCCAGAATGAGAGATGGGCCAGGCCGAAGCACATGATAGAAGATGAACTGAAGCAAAATGAACAAAGGCAGTCAAGGGGTCCGAGCACAACCTATCCCGGGTATGGCGAAAGCAGCGATGACAAACACATAAAGTTCCAGTCTCACTTTGGACAGCAAGAGTGCGTCTCCCCTTACAGATCCAGAGGAGCCAATAACGCGGAGCCGAATCGAGTGGGCTCTGGTCATGGGATGAACCAGAAAGTGAACCCGTCCCTGTGTCAGGAGGATGATTACGATGATGACGATAAGCCGACCAACTACAGTGAACGCTACTCGGAGGAAGAGCAACATGAGGAAGACAGGCCAACCAATTACAGTATCAAGTACAGCGAGGAGACGCATCACACAGACCAGCCTATCGATTATAGTTTAAAATACGCCAGCGACGTCCCGCCTTCCTCGCAGAAGCCATCTTTCTCGTTCTCCAAGAGTTCTTCAGTGCAGAGCGCCAAAGCGGAGCACATCTCCACGAGCAACGGAAATGTGTCCACCTCCTCGGCTGGTGCCAAGAGGCAGGGCCAGCTCCACCCCAGTTCCGTGCCAGGTAGAGGCGGACAGACTCAAAAGGCGGCTTCCTGCAAGGCTCCCTCCATCAACCAAGAAACAATTCAGACGTACTGTGTGGAAGACACACCGATATGCTTTTCGCGGTGTAGTTCTCTGTCATCCTTGTCGTCCGCCGAAGATGAAATTGGGCGTGACCAGGTGACCCGTAGCACCGACCCCGCCAGCACGCTGCAGATAACGGAGCTGAAAGAAAGTGCCGGAGCTGGGTCAACCGAGGATGCCGCAAGCGAAGTCCCATCCGCCTCCCAGCATATGCGAACCAAATCCAGCCGGCTCCAGACTTCAAACATATCGCCTTCTGATTCGTCGAGACATAAAGCTGTTGAATTTTCCTCCGGTGCCAAATCTCCATCCAAAAGTGGGGCACAAACCCCGAAGAGCCCGCCCGAGCATTACGTGCAGGAGACGCCACTCATGTTTAGCCGCTGTACGTCTGTGAGTTCCCTGGATAGTTTTGAGAGCCGCTCGATTGCAAGCTCTGTTCAGAGCGAGCCTTGCAGTGGAATGGTTAGTGGCATCATAAGCCCCAGCGACCTTCCAGACAGCCCCGGGCAAACCATGCCCCCAAGTAGGAGCAAGACCCCGCCGCCTCCCCAAGTGGTCCAGGCGAAAAGGGATGCTGCTAAAAGCAAAGGGCTGCATCCTGACAAAAGAGAACCTGGGCCCAGGCTGGCGGCTGTGAGCGCTGCGGTTCAGCGGGTCCAGGTATTGCCCGATGCTGATACTCTGATGCATTTTGCTACAGAGAGCACCCCAGATGGATTTTCTTGCTCCTCCAGCCTAAGCGCGCTGAGCCTCGATGAACCGTATATACAGAAGGACgtggagttgaggataatgcctccAGTACAGGAAAATGACCATGGAAACGAAACAGACCCTGAGCAGCCAGGAGAGCCAACCGAAAAGCAGGAGAAGGCAGCGGAGAAACCCACGGAATCAGAGAAGGACATATTGGATGACTCGGACGACGACGACATTGACATATTGGAAGAATGTATCATTTCAGCTATGCCGACAAAATCTTCCCGAAAAGCCAAGAAGCCCTCACAGGCTGCTTCGAAAATCCCTCCACCTGTGGCCAGGAAGCCCAGTCAGCTGCCAGTGTACAAACTCCTTCCTTCCCAGAGCCGATTACAGCCTCAAAAGCATGTTAGTTTCACCCCCGGAGATGATATGCCACGGGTGTATTGTGTAGAAGGCACCCCGATAAACTTCTCCACAGCTACGTCGCTGAGTGACCTCACGATAGAGTCCCCCCCGAACGAGTTGGCTGCCATCGAGAACATCGGGACGGGGGCCCAGCCGGCCGAGTTTGAAAAGAGAGATACCATCCCTACAGAAGGCAGAAGCATAGAAGATATTCAGAGAGGGAAAAACTCGGCCTCAACTACTCCCGTGTTGGATGACGGCAAAGCCGAAGAAGGGGACATCCTTGCGGAATGCATTAATTCCGCCATGCCCAAAGGAAAAAGTCACAAGCCTTTCCGGGTGAAAAAGATCATGGATCAGGTTCAGCAAGCATCAGCGGCTTCCTCGGGAAGTAGCATAAGTCAGCCGGATGGCGAGAGGAAGAAGCCTACCTCCCCAGTTAAGCCCATGCCTCAGAGTATTGAATATAGGGCCCGAGTGAAGAAAAATGCCGACTCCAAAAATAACTTTAATATGGAGAGATCTTATACGGACCACAAAGAGGCAAAGAAGCAGAATCTGAAAAATCACTCCAGGGACTTCAATGATAAACTTCCAAATAACGAAGACCGTGTAAGAGGAAGCTACGCTTTCGATTCCCCGCACCACTACACGCCAATTGAAGGCACTCCGTACTGTTTTTCGCGAAATGACTCTTTGAGTTCCCTGGATTTCGACGACGATGACGTTGACCTGTCTAGGGAAAAGGCAGAGTTACggaaaggaaaagaaaccaaGGAAGCAGACGCTAACGCTAGCAGCCATCCGGAGCCATCTACCAATAGAACCCAAATTTGTCCGAAACCGCCGCCGAGCAGGGGTCAGCCCAAGACTTCACTGCAAAAGCCAGCCGCTTTCCCTCAGCCGTCTAAAGATATCCCGGATAGAGGAGCGGCTTCAGATGAAAAAATGCAGAATTTTGCTATCGAAAACACACCCGTTTGCTTTTCTCGTAATTCATCTCTGAGTTCTCTCAGTGACATCGACCaagaaaacaataacaacaaggAGAGCGAACCCATCAAACCACCGGAACCTCCCGAGACACAGATCGAATCGAGTAGACCTCAAGCGTCGGGTTACGCGCCCAAGTCGTTTCACGTCGAAGATACCCCAGTGTGTTTTTCGCGAAACAGTTCCCTGAGTTCTCTTAGTATAGATTCTGAAGATGACCTCTTGCAGGAATGCATCAGTTCCGCGATGCCGAAAAAGAAAAAGCCTTCCAGACTTAAGGGGGATAATGAAAAGAATAGTTCCCGGAACCTGGGTGGCATATTAGCCGAAGATTTGACCCTTGATTTGAGAGACATCCAAAGGCCAGATTCAGAGCATGGTTTCTCTCCCGATTCAGAGAACTTTGATTGGAAGGCGATTCAGGAAGGTGCAAATTCCATCGTAAGTAGTCTGCATCAAGCTGCTGCCGCTGCTTGTTTATCTAGACAAGCTTCATCTGACTCTGATTCCATCCTGTCACTAAAATCTGGGATTTCTTTGGGCTCACCATTTCATCTCACCCCCGACCAAGAGGAGAAACCCTTTACGAGCAATAAAGGCCCCCGAATACTGAAGCCTGGGGAAAAAAGTACGTTAGAAAGTAAAAAAGTCGAGTCTGAAAACAAGGGGatcaaaggagggaaaaaagtgTACAAAAGCTTGATTACTGGGAAAGTCCGGTCAAACTCAGAACTCTCCAGCCAGTTGAAGCAGCCCCTGCCAACAAATATGCCGTCCATCTCCCGAGGTCGAACAATGATTCACATTCCAGGAGTTCGTAACAGCTCTTCGAGCACGAGTCCAGTTGCCAAAAAGGCCCCCCCGCTGAAGGCCCCGGCCTCCAAAAGCCCCAACGAAGGCCAGCCCGCCACGACTTCTCCAAGAGGGGCCAAGCCGACGATCAAGTCAGAAGCCAGTCCAGTGAACCGGCAGCCATCCCAAGCGGGCGGGTCGAGTAAAGGACCTTCCAGATCGGGGTCAAGAGATTCCACTCCCTCTAGACCGCCTCAGCAGCCACTGAGTAGGCCCATGCAGTCTCCAGGGCGAAGCTCCATTTCCCCCGGGAGAAACGGAATAAGTCCTCCCAACAAGCTGTCTCAACTGCCCCGGACGTCATCCCCCAGTACTGCTTCAACCAAGTCCTCGGGTTCGGGAAGAATGGCGTACACGTCTCCGGGCCGGCAGATGAGTCAGCAGAATCTTGCCAAACCAACAGGCCTGTCCAAGAACCCCAGCAGTATTCCCAGAAGCGAGTCCGCCTCCAAAGGATTAAACCAGGCAGCCGGCGGCAGCGGGCCCAACAAAAAGGTAGAGCTCTCCAGAATGTCTTCAACCAAATCCAGCGGGAGCGAGTCCGACAGATCGGAGAGACCCGTTCTAGTGCGGCAGTCCACTTTCATTAAAGAAGCTCCAAGCCCCACGCTGAGGAGAAAGTTGGAAGAATCCGCCTCGTTTgaatccctctctccatcttcgcgACCGGATTCACCCACGagatcccaggcccagactccggTGTTAAGCCCATCCCTTCCCGACACGCCGCTCTCCACGCATCCTTCGGTCCAGGCCGGGGGTTGGCGCAGACTGCCTCCCTCTCTCAACCCCGGTGTCGACTACAGCGAGGGAAGGCCGGCGAAACGCCACGATATCGCTCGCTCCCATTCCGAGAGCCCCTCCAGGCTGCCGATCAACCGATCCGGAACTTGGAAGCGCGAGCACAGCAAACACTCCTCCTCGCTCCCTCGCGTAAGCACTTGGCGAAGAACTGGAAGCTCTTCCTCGATCCTCTCTGCTTCGTCGGAATCCAGCGAGAAGGCCAAAAGTGAAGATGAGAAGCAGGTGAGTGCTCCCGCGGGCCCCAAACCGGCTAAAGAAAACCAAGCCCCGGCGAAAGGGACGTGGAGAAAAATCAAGGAGAGCGAGATGGCTCCCGCAGGTAACACACCTCAGGCCGTCTCCTCGGGCGCCCCAAACGGCGCGGACTCGAAGACTCTGGTTTATCAAATGGCCCCCGCTGTCTCTAAGACAGAGGACGTGTGGGTGAGGATCGAGGACTGTCCCATCAATAACCCTAGATCGGGAAGATCTCCCACGGGAAACACTCCCCCGGTGATTGACAGCGTTTCCGAGAAGGGCAGTTCAACCGGTAAAGAGGCAAAAGAGAGTCAGGGGAAACAAAATGCGGGAAATGGCAATGCACCAGTTCGCTCTGCGGGCTTGGAAAATCGCctgaattcgttcattcagctAGATAGCCCAGATAAAAAGGGGACTGAAGGCAAGCCGGCCCAGAGCAATCCGACCCCCGCTCCGGAGCCGGGGGAAAGTTCCGTCCCTGAGCGTACGCCATTCAGTTCCAGCAGCTCGAGCAAGCACAGCTCCCCAAGTGGAGCCGTTGCCGCCCGAGTGACCCCTTTCAATTACAATCCGAGCCCTAGGAAGAGCAGCGCAGACAGCAGTTCAGCTCGGCCATCCCAGATCCCCACCCCGGTCAATAATAGCACAAAGAAACGGGATTCGAAAACGGAAAACCCAGAGCCCGGAGGAACTCAGAGCCCTAAACGCCATTCTGGCTCTTACTTGGTGACTTCTGTTTAA